The following proteins are co-located in the Pyrococcus abyssi GE5 genome:
- a CDS encoding amidohydrolase family protein, which produces MLWRTDVKLTGDNFKKIDFHAHIQSLGYPFNVEINVEEFLALMEAYNIEKAIISDLNNERIAEITREYPDKFIGIAWVDPREKDIDKYFRFEFKGIKLHPLLHMFSPGDPVVERVMKIARDYGLPVFIHSGHPPTSLPWQIEDLARKFPDVPIVIIHMGHGNAFYIQGAIEIAERNENVYLETSGMPMPAKIKQAYERTPDKVMFGTDLPCHHPVVEIAKVLTSGLDERGIKKVLYENARKFIERWMK; this is translated from the coding sequence ATGTTGTGGAGAACTGATGTTAAATTGACTGGAGATAACTTCAAGAAGATAGATTTTCACGCACATATACAAAGTCTTGGCTACCCTTTCAACGTTGAGATAAATGTAGAGGAGTTCTTAGCCTTAATGGAAGCGTATAATATTGAGAAGGCAATAATAAGTGACCTCAATAACGAGAGGATAGCAGAAATAACCCGAGAATACCCAGATAAGTTCATAGGGATAGCCTGGGTGGATCCCAGGGAAAAGGACATTGATAAGTATTTTAGGTTTGAATTCAAGGGAATAAAGCTACATCCTCTTCTCCACATGTTCTCTCCTGGGGATCCAGTTGTTGAAAGAGTCATGAAAATTGCAAGAGATTATGGGCTTCCAGTTTTCATACACTCAGGTCATCCACCGACTTCCCTTCCCTGGCAGATTGAAGATCTAGCAAGGAAATTCCCCGATGTTCCAATAGTGATTATTCACATGGGACATGGAAACGCATTCTACATTCAGGGAGCTATTGAGATAGCGGAGAGGAATGAAAACGTTTACCTAGAAACTTCGGGGATGCCAATGCCAGCCAAGATAAAGCAAGCATACGAGAGAACACCCGACAAGGTTATGTTTGGGACAGATTTGCCCTGTCATCATCCAGTAGTTGAGATAGCCAAGGTTCTCACAAGCGGTTTGGATGAGAGGGGAATTAAAAAGGTCCTCTATGAGAACGCGAGGAAGTTCATAGAAAGGTGGATGAAATGA
- a CDS encoding radical SAM protein: MIVAIIDGYTDEPAGLGVPPYIGLYPRYAYGAIKKARKDSNVFYLTIDDLRATFEGEDGIRTKNKTPNFPKVKEILKKAEIIVFIGGLHTPGKYLSAVPGTVEEVAKFIKPYEGIKILGGPAFMGSAKAGGIRVTIKELKFAEEVFDYVVYGDLEAFLFDYLSGREIDPFRFRNYEELRDYALLGAEVVKQFPGYPEFVLAEIETQRGCPKAMGIGGCSFCTEPVRYPVVENREQEDVAEEIRVLYSLGIRHFRIGRQSCIFSYKAKPNGRVPIPNPDEVEKLFRGVRNAAPNAKTIHVDNANPAVIANYPDEARRIAKAIIKYGTPGNVVAFGLETADPRVARLNNLNATPEETYEAVKIINEVGARRGYNGLPWLLPGINIIFGLPGETKRTYELTYEFLKKILDDGLMVRRINIRQVVVFPGTPLWNMRDKVKTEKHKDLIKHYRHKIRHEIDLPMLKRVVPVGTVLKDVRMEIYDGNLTFGRQFGSYPLIVGVPKRLELDRYYDVMIVDHGLRSVTGIPVPIDVNRESSKVLGWLPGLGKKTLAKILAKRPFKSEEEFLNLLPREFREMYKDKVKFT; encoded by the coding sequence ATGATAGTAGCGATAATAGACGGCTACACGGACGAACCAGCTGGATTAGGAGTTCCCCCGTACATAGGACTCTATCCAAGGTACGCTTACGGAGCTATAAAGAAGGCCAGAAAAGATTCTAACGTATTTTACCTAACCATAGATGACCTCAGAGCAACTTTTGAAGGCGAAGATGGAATTAGAACTAAGAACAAGACACCAAACTTCCCAAAGGTCAAGGAAATCCTCAAAAAAGCAGAGATAATAGTCTTTATAGGCGGTCTCCACACCCCGGGGAAGTACCTGTCAGCCGTTCCCGGAACCGTTGAAGAGGTAGCTAAATTCATAAAACCCTATGAGGGAATTAAAATACTCGGTGGCCCGGCCTTCATGGGCTCAGCTAAGGCTGGTGGGATTAGAGTTACAATTAAGGAGCTCAAGTTTGCCGAAGAAGTTTTTGACTACGTTGTCTACGGCGACCTCGAGGCCTTCCTCTTTGATTATTTAAGTGGAAGGGAGATTGATCCTTTTAGATTTAGGAACTATGAAGAGCTCAGGGATTACGCTCTCCTGGGAGCTGAGGTTGTCAAGCAGTTCCCAGGATATCCAGAATTCGTGCTCGCTGAAATAGAAACCCAAAGGGGTTGCCCAAAGGCCATGGGAATAGGGGGATGCTCGTTCTGCACGGAACCAGTTAGGTATCCCGTAGTTGAAAACAGGGAGCAGGAGGATGTAGCCGAAGAGATTAGGGTTCTTTACTCCCTGGGGATAAGGCACTTCAGGATAGGAAGGCAAAGTTGCATCTTCTCATACAAGGCTAAGCCAAACGGTAGGGTTCCAATTCCAAATCCAGATGAAGTTGAGAAGCTATTCAGAGGAGTGAGAAATGCAGCTCCCAACGCAAAGACGATTCACGTCGATAACGCAAATCCCGCGGTTATAGCCAACTATCCAGATGAAGCTAGGAGGATAGCGAAGGCCATAATAAAGTACGGAACCCCAGGGAACGTAGTAGCATTTGGATTGGAAACGGCGGATCCGAGGGTTGCAAGGTTAAATAATCTGAACGCAACACCTGAGGAAACTTATGAAGCCGTGAAGATAATAAACGAGGTTGGAGCTAGAAGGGGTTACAACGGATTGCCTTGGCTCCTTCCTGGGATAAACATAATATTCGGCCTACCTGGAGAGACCAAGAGGACTTACGAGTTAACTTACGAGTTCCTGAAGAAGATCCTTGACGATGGGTTGATGGTCAGGAGGATAAACATAAGGCAAGTCGTCGTCTTCCCAGGAACGCCTCTATGGAACATGAGGGATAAAGTCAAAACAGAGAAGCACAAGGATTTGATAAAGCATTATAGACACAAGATAAGGCACGAGATAGATTTACCAATGCTGAAAAGGGTAGTCCCAGTAGGAACGGTTCTCAAGGACGTTAGAATGGAGATCTACGATGGAAACTTAACCTTTGGAAGGCAATTCGGTAGCTATCCTCTCATAGTCGGGGTTCCGAAGAGGTTAGAGCTCGACAGATATTACGATGTTATGATAGTTGACCACGGGCTGAGAAGCGTTACAGGGATTCCAGTTCCGATAGATGTGAACAGGGAAAGTTCCAAAGTGTTGGGCTGGCTCCCAGGACTAGGGAAGAAAACTTTAGCCAAGATTCTAGCTAAGAGACCCTTCAAAAGCGAGGAAGAGTTCCTGAACTTATTGCCAAGGGAATTTAGAGAGATGTACAAGGATAAGGTCAAATTTACATGA